TCACTTATTACGTTATCAAAATGGGGTTTTTGTAATTTAGGATGTCTATTTTAACACTAGACCTCGGCAAACAAACAGGCTGGGCAATTCTGACAGATGGAGTAATTCAAAGTGGCAGTGAAAATTTTCATGGTAGCCGTTTCAGCGGAGGTGGAATGCACTTCTTAAATTTTCGTAGGTGGCTCAATGAGATGAGGGAAAGATTTTCAGATATTGAAGCAGTGTATTTTGAAGAAGTGAGAAGACATCTTGGAACTGATGCAGCTCATTGCTATGGTGGTTTTTATGCCGTTCTGACTGCTTGGTGCGAGGAAAGCAATATACCTTATCAAGGTGTACCTGTCAAGACGATAAAACGTTTTATCACTGGTAAAGGCAATGCAAGTAAGGGTGAAGTTATTGAAGCTGTAAGGGGCAAAGGTTTTTTCCCTCAAGACGATAATGAAGCGGATGCTTTGGCATTGATGTTCTATGTTAATAATTTTAGTAAAGATTTTAATATGCTAAACATCCCATAGAATGTGGATCCTTCCCGCCAGCCAGGCTGCTTTGGTGGTGAAAAGCCCGATCCCTCTCTAGCGTCAGACGTATTTTAATTATTAATTTTTTAACAAATCGTTAAGAATCTCCACTAGTAATTTAATAAGAATTTCCACTAATATGAACTTAGCAATACACTACTATCCTATTGAAAATCTTGTCGAATATGGGCGCAATCCTCGTGATAATGACAAGGTAGTAAACAGAATGTGCGCTTCTATTCGGGAGTTTGGTTTTCGTATTCCGATAGTTGCAAAAAGCGATGGCACTGTGGTAGATGGTCATTTACGCCTTAAAGCAGCAAGAAAACTGGGTATGGAAAGTATTCCAGTGGTGCTCAGTGATAACTTAAGTGAAGCCCAAACCAAATTTTCGGTTACTGGCCAATCAATCAGCTAACTGGGCAAAGTGGGACGATGATCTTTTGAAGGTAGAAATTCAAGAGTTAGAAGATTTGCAGTTTGACCTCAAAATGACCGGATTTGAGCTAGAAAAAGTCCAACGCTTTCTCGACGACATTGATGGAAAAGAAGAGGTAGAAAGAGGAGAAAAAGAAATTTCAGAGCTCGTTGATAAAAAGTCAGTAGTGTCAAAACCAGGAGATCTATGGATTTTAGGTGGTCATCGAATCTACTGTGGCGATAGTTGTCTGGTTGAATCATTTAAAGCGGTATTAGACGATAAAATGGCAGATATTACCGTGTGTGACCCTCCGTATA
The window above is part of the Wolbachia endosymbiont (group A) of Bibio marci genome. Proteins encoded here:
- a CDS encoding crossover junction endodeoxyribonuclease RuvC: MSILTLDLGKQTGWAILTDGVIQSGSENFHGSRFSGGGMHFLNFRRWLNEMRERFSDIEAVYFEEVRRHLGTDAAHCYGGFYAVLTAWCEESNIPYQGVPVKTIKRFITGKGNASKGEVIEAVRGKGFFPQDDNEADALALMFYVNNFSKDFNMLNIP